The segment GGTACAAGTACACTCTTTAACTCCCGAACCATAATAACCGCAAGGACAAGGATTTAGCGATACTATAAGCATTACGTTGCAAGGATATGTAACAGTTCCTGAAACACGTGTTACAGAAATTTTCCCTTCCTCTATCGGTTGCCTTAAAGTTTCAAGAGCATCTTTTTTAAATTCGGGAAGTTCGTCAAGAAATAAAACTCCCCTGTGTGCCAGAGTCAACTCGCCAGGTTTTGGAATACGCCCTCCTCCTGTTATACCTACGGTTGATATAGTATGATGAACCTGCCTGAAAGGGCGTGTAGTTATAAGAGGATGCTCACTCTCAATAAGTCCTGCCACACTGTATATTTTAGACACTTCCAAAGACTCAGCAAACGTCAAAGGCGGCAGAATGGTAGGAATTCTTTCTGCAATCATAGTTTTCCCTGAGCCCGGTGTTCCCACCATCAGGAAATTATGATTTCCCGATGCAGCAACAAGTAATGCTCTTTTTATATCGTCCTGACCTTTAACATCGGCAAAATCAAGATTTTCAAACTCTTTTTTCAAAACATTGCCGTCATCTTCATACTTTGAAACTTTGCTGTTACCGATAAGAATATCAATCATCTGCTCCAGACTCTCCACAGGATATACATTAAGCCCTTTTACAATGGCAGCCTCTTTAGCGTTATCTCTTGGCAAAAATATATTTTTATATCCTTTCTCGTAAGCAGAAATTGCCATAGGAAGAACTCCGTCAACCCGTCTTAATTCTCCGTTTAAGGCAAGTTCGCCTAAGAACACGGAATTTTCAAGAATGTCCTTATTAAAGCTAAAATCCTTACCCATTATAGAAACAGCAATAGGGAAATCAAAATGAGAACCCTCTTTTTTAATTGATGCAGGAGCAAGATTAACAACAATTTTTTCGGTATAAAGTCTGCTCCCTACACTTTTTATAGATGCTTTTATTCTCTCTTTAGACTCTTTGACAGCCGTATCGCCAAGCCCTACTATATCAAACGCGGCAAGTCCTGCCGACACATCTGATTCAACATCTATTATAAAACTTTCGATACCAAAAAGCGCACAGGTATGAACTCTTGATAACATACTGTTTGCCCTCCCATTACTTATTTTTCTTCAAAATCCATACAGCATCTTGATTTTGTATAAGGTCTGACAAAAGTATCAGCAACATATACATGCTCAGGATGAACGGCATATCCTTTAAGACTTTCAAAATCTTCAAAAACCGAATACAGCATAACATCAGAATTTGATGTTTCAAGAGGGTCTATAATAACCTTGATTTCTAAAAGTCCCGGTACAATCCCTGAAAGCCCTTCCAGTCCCTTTTTTATCCCCTCTTTAACTTCGTCCGTTTTAAATTCTTCTTTTAAATTCCATAAAATAATATGCTT is part of the Oscillospiraceae bacterium genome and harbors:
- a CDS encoding ATP-binding protein yields the protein MLSRVHTCALFGIESFIIDVESDVSAGLAAFDIVGLGDTAVKESKERIKASIKSVGSRLYTEKIVVNLAPASIKKEGSHFDFPIAVSIMGKDFSFNKDILENSVFLGELALNGELRRVDGVLPMAISAYEKGYKNIFLPRDNAKEAAIVKGLNVYPVESLEQMIDILIGNSKVSKYEDDGNVLKKEFENLDFADVKGQDDIKRALLVAASGNHNFLMVGTPGSGKTMIAERIPTILPPLTFAESLEVSKIYSVAGLIESEHPLITTRPFRQVHHTISTVGITGGGRIPKPGELTLAHRGVLFLDELPEFKKDALETLRQPIEEGKISVTRVSGTVTYPCNVMLIVSLNPCPCGYYGSGVKECTCTENRIKNYMKKISGPLLDRIDIQIEVPNVLYKDISDEKSKITSEVMAKRVLACRQIQKERYEKYGFLTNKEIPAGLIDEFCYLSEKEKALMEMAYNSLGLSARAHSRILKVARTIADLEESKNITSSHLAEAIQYRNLDKKYF
- a CDS encoding Dabb family protein, yielding MVKHIILWNLKEEFKTDEVKEGIKKGLEGLSGIVPGLLEIKVIIDPLETSNSDVMLYSVFEDFESLKGYAVHPEHVYVADTFVRPYTKSRCCMDFEEK